From the genome of Pseudonocardia sp. EC080619-01:
TCGAGCGAGATCAGCTCCTCGGCCAGGTCCCGGTCCGAGCCCGGCAGCTCGACGACCGGCAGGCCGAAGCGGCGCAACCGCCGGACCAGCATCCCGCCGAGCACGGTGGCGTTGCCCCGGGCGTAGACGAGGGTGCGGCGCGCGGCGAGGATCCGGCCGGCGACGTCGTCGATCTCCGCACCGCCGACGGCGCGCGGGAGCGCCCGCAGCGCGTCCGCCTCGTCCTCGACGAGGTCGGCCAGCACGTCGTCGGAGCGGTCCAGCCTGCGGCGCACCCGCTCGGCCGCGTCCGTCCCGACGACCAGCTCGGACTGGAACGCCGACCGCAGCTGCGGGTAGCCGGTGTAGCCGAGCTTCTTCGCCAGCCTGGTCGCCGCCGCCACGTGCACGCCCGCGCGTCCGGCCACCTGCTCGGCGGGGAGGAACGCCGCCTCGGTCGGATGCGACAGCAGGACGTCCACGACGGCGAGATCGGCCGGTGAGAGGCGGGATCGGTTCTCGTCGATGACGGCACGGAGCGACACGCGGGAGACGCTAGCTGCACGATGTCTTGCAGACAGGGCACTACTTGCAAACTACTTCGCAACGGTAGGTGAACCGGCGGGGTGGACGGTCCCTCCGGAGTCACCACGACCGCGATGCGGCGCTACCGGGCGACGTCAGGGACGGCGACGACGGGCCGTCATCCGCGACCGGCTCCCGCATCGGTCGCCGCCAGGTACGCGTGCACCATCGGGACGACCGAGGCACCCTCCCCCGACGCCGAGGTGACCCGCTTCATCGAGCCCGCACGGACGTCACCGACGGCGAGGACCCCGGGGACGCTCGTGGCGAGGTCGGCCGGGGGCCGGCCGTCGACCCAGTACTCGGTGGGCAGGTCCCGGCCGGTGCGGACGAACCCCCGGCCGTCGCGGTCGATCTCCGGCGGGAGCCAGTCGCCGTGCGGGTCGGCACCGAGCAGGAGGTAGAGCCCCCGCACCTCGCGCCGGGTGGTCTCGCCGGTGTCGAGGTGGCGGAGCGCGACCCAGGACAGGGCACCCCGCTCGTCGGTCCCGCCGTCGACGACCTGGCTGCGCGTGACGATCCCGATCCGCGGGTGGGACTCGATCTCGCGCAGCAGGTAGTCGGACATGGTGTCGGCGAGTCCCCCGCGACGCACGACCACGGTGACCGAGGCGGCGAAGCGCGCCAGGTGGATGGCCGCCTGGCCGGCGGAGTTCCCGCCGCCGACGACGACGGCCTCGTGGCCGGTGGTGTCGCGGGCGGTGCTGATCGCGGCGCCGTACTGCACGCCCCGTCCCACCAGCCGTTCGAGGGAGTCGACCCCGAGCGTCCGGTAGGCGACACCGCAGGCGAGGACGACGGCGCGGGCGCGGACCTCACCGCCGGTGGTGTGCAGGGTGTGGAGCCCGTCGGCACCGCGGACGAGCCCCCGCACCTCCCAGCCGACGCGGAAACGCGCACCGAAGCGGCTCGCCTGGGTCCGTGCGCGCTGCGCGAGGCGCATGCCGGAGATGCCGCGCGGGAACCCGAGATAGTTGCGGATCATCGAGCTGGTGCCGGCCTGACTGCCGACGGCGTCGGTGTCGAGCACGACCGTGGTGAGGCCCTCGCTGGCCCCGTAGACGGCGGCGGCCAGCCCGCCGGGACCGGCCCCGACGACCGCCAGGTCGACGGTGTCGGTGATGTCGCCGGGCGCCCCGTAGAGCAGGGCCGCGACGTCCGCCGGGGCGCTCGGCACGATCGGTGGCTGGTCGAAGACCTGGACCAGGGGGTAACCGACCGTGCCGCCGGTCGCGGTGCAGGCGGCGCGGACGGCCCGGCCGGCGTCGCTGTCGGGCGACACGACCTCGGTGGGCATCCCCATGCGTTCGGTGAGCTCGCGGACGGCAGCGGTCAGGGGATCGGCGCCGGGGTCCACGATCCGGATCAGCGCGACCTCGGGATCGGCGGTCGTGGCGCCCCAGTCGGACAGCAGCTCGGTGAGCGCGATGTGGAACTCCTCGTCCCGTGGGCCGCGTGGCATGAGCAGGTAGGCGTCGAACACACCGGCGCCCAGGGCCGCACGCAGGCCCCGCTCCGACGTGCGGAGCTCGGCCATGAACTGCTCGTAGGGCGGGGCGAGCACCCGCCGCGCCGCAGGCACCCGGGCTCGCCAGGCGGTGAAGGCCGCGAGCGCATCGGCGTCGGGCAGCTCGCCGTCCTGCACGATCATCGCCACCTGGGCACCCGCGGCGGTGATCTCGTCGACGACGGCGAGGACCCCGACCGAGGACCCCGCGACGCGCACGTCGTAGTCGTGTTCGTAGCGGCGCAGCGGGACACGCAGTGCCTCGGCGTGCTCGGCAGAGGCGATCACGACGGCGGGGACGGGCATGTCGATCTCCTTCACGGACGCGACCGGTGTCCGGCGACGACCGTACCGTGGGACGGGACGGTCCCGTATCGTCGCGTCCGGATCCCGTCCACGACCAGCACCTCCGTGAAGGAGATCGACATGCCCGCGACACCGCCGCTCGCCCTCGACCGCTACATCGCCGCGACCGACCGGGCCGTCGCCGACGACGGTGCCCTCGACGACCTCCTCGACGTCTTCGCCCCCGACGCCGTGGTGCAGCTCGACGACGTCCCCGTCCGCGGCCGCGACGCCCTGCGCGAGCTGTACCGGGACTTCGTCACCGTCCACGTCGAGGCCACGCACTACTGGAACACCAGGGTCCTCGCCGACGGCCGGGAGGAGGCGACGTGGGCGTGCGCGGCGCGGGTCGCCGACGGCTCCGTCGTCACGGCGGCCGGGGTCGAGTGCGCGACCGTCGGACCGGACGGCCGCATCGTGTCGCTGCGGAACGAGTTCACCCGCCGGCCCGCCTGACCGGGCCACGGGAGCGGACGGTCCCGCCCCGGCCGGGCACGCCGGGCGCCGACGGCCGGGCGTCCCGTCGTGGCGTGCCGACGTCGTCGCGCAGGGCCGCGGCCACGCCGTGGCCATGCCCTCCGTGCCCGTCGCTCCTGCCGCCGCCCGGAACCGGCGGGTCGGGCTCCCTCCGCAACCGGCGCGACCGGACACCTTCACATTGCATCCATTACTGGCTACATTGCATCGCACCTGAGTGAAGGAGAGCCGTGAGTTCCTACCCACCCACCCCCGGCGACACCCTGATCTTCGAGAACGACCGGGTGCGCGTGTGGTCGATGACCCTCGAGGCCGACGGAGGGATGTTCGACTTCCACCAGCACCACCACGACCACCTGGTGATCTGGCCGGACGCCGGCGAGGCGGAGGCTCAGGAGCTCGGCGACGACACCTGGCCGGTGCGCCAGTCGGCCGAGCCGGGCTTCTGCATGTTCAAGACCGTCGGGTCGGGCGGACCGATGACCCCGCACCGGATCCGGAACGCCGGCTCCACGGCGGTCACCCACTACGTCGTCGAGCTGATCGGCGAGGAGTCCCCGAGCCCGGTGACCCTCGACGCGCAGACCAACGACCGCGGCCGCATCAGCCACCCGGGCCTGTCGACCGCCGGGCCCGACGATCCCCCGTCCTGATCGGAGCGCTCGGATGAAGGTACTGATCTGCGGCGCCGCCATGGCGGGACTCTCGGCCGCCTACTGGTTCGCCCGCCTCGGCCACGACGTGGCCGTCGTCGAACGGGCGCCGGGGATCCGGCGGGGCGGCGCACCGATCGACGTCCGCGGCCCCGCACTCGACACCGCCCGGCGGATGGGGATCCTCGACCGGATCCGCGCCGAGCAGATCCGGCCCCCCGCCCCGTACGACGTCGTGGGTGCCGACGGCGCCGTCCGGGGCCGGTTCGCCATCGCCTGGTTCGGCAACGAGAGCCCGGACGACGTCGAGATCGGCCGCGACCGGCTCGGCGCCGCCCTCCGGGACGCCGTCGACTCCCTCGGCTCGCGCGCCCGCCTGGTCTTCGGCACCGAGATCACCGGGATCGTCCAGGACGAGGACGGCGTCACCGTCACGACACCGGCGTCGGCCGAGCGGTACGACCTCGTCGTCGGCGCGGACGGACTCCACTCCGCGGTGCGCCGGATGGTCTTCGGCGAGGAGGAGAGGTTCGTCCGTCACCTGGGCCTCTACGTCGCCCTGGTGTCCCTGGACCCCCGGCGACGGTGGGCCCCGGGCATGTACAGCGCCCCGGGACGGACGGCGTTCGTCCGCGACGACACCGACCGTCCGCTCGGGATGACGATGTTCCGGAGTCCACGGCTGAGCTACGACGTCCACGACCTCGCCGCGCAGCGGGACATCGTCTGCGACGTCCTCGCCGGCGACGACGCCTGGCAGATGCCCCGACTGCGGGAGTCGCTGCGGGACCCGGACTCCCCCGGCTTCTACTTCGACTCGATCAGCCAGACCCGGATGGCCTCCTGGCACCGTGGACGGGTCGCACTCGTCGGCGACGCCGCACACTGTGCCGCGCTGCTCTCCGGCATGGGCACCAGCCTGGCCATGACCGGGGCACGGTTCCTGGCCGAGGCCGTGACCCGGTCCCCTGACGACCTCGCCGCCGCCCTCGCCGAGTACGAGACGCACCAGCGCCCGCTGGTCGAGCGTGCCCAGGACGGCGTCGACGGCAACAGCAACATCATGGTCCCCGCGACCGAGACCGACCTCGGACGACGGGACGCCCTGCTGCGGCGGGCCGAGGCGGCCGCCGGGGCTGCACCGGGCGGTGCGCGGTGACGGCCACGAGCGGGACCACCGCGGGACAGCTGCGCAAGGGAGCCGTCGGGGCGCCCGGCATGGTGTTCATGGTGGTCGCCGCGACGGCGCCGCTGACGGCGATGTCGTCGAACATCTCGCTCAGCCTCGGCATGGGGGTGGGCCCGGCCGTCGTGCTCGTGATGATCCTGACCGGGGTACTGCTGGCGGTGTTCTCGGCGGGCTACCTGGTGCTCGCCCGCCACGTGACCTGCGCCGGCGCGTACCAGGCCTTCGTGGCCTTCGGGCTCGGCCGGGGCGCCGGTGGGAGCGTCGCGTTCGTCGCGACGCTCGCCTACACCCTCGCGGCGGGCGGCATGGTGGCGGCCGCCGGCTACTTCACCGGGCTCGCCGTGTCGTCGGTGACCGGGGTGGACCTGCCCTGGTGGCTGTTCTCGGTGGGGGCGCTGGCGGTCACCGTCGCGCTCGGGCT
Proteins encoded in this window:
- a CDS encoding FAD-dependent monooxygenase; the protein is MKVLICGAAMAGLSAAYWFARLGHDVAVVERAPGIRRGGAPIDVRGPALDTARRMGILDRIRAEQIRPPAPYDVVGADGAVRGRFAIAWFGNESPDDVEIGRDRLGAALRDAVDSLGSRARLVFGTEITGIVQDEDGVTVTTPASAERYDLVVGADGLHSAVRRMVFGEEERFVRHLGLYVALVSLDPRRRWAPGMYSAPGRTAFVRDDTDRPLGMTMFRSPRLSYDVHDLAAQRDIVCDVLAGDDAWQMPRLRESLRDPDSPGFYFDSISQTRMASWHRGRVALVGDAAHCAALLSGMGTSLAMTGARFLAEAVTRSPDDLAAALAEYETHQRPLVERAQDGVDGNSNIMVPATETDLGRRDALLRRAEAAAGAAPGGAR
- a CDS encoding nuclear transport factor 2 family protein, with the protein product MPATPPLALDRYIAATDRAVADDGALDDLLDVFAPDAVVQLDDVPVRGRDALRELYRDFVTVHVEATHYWNTRVLADGREEATWACAARVADGSVVTAAGVECATVGPDGRIVSLRNEFTRRPA
- a CDS encoding MurR/RpiR family transcriptional regulator; amino-acid sequence: MSLRAVIDENRSRLSPADLAVVDVLLSHPTEAAFLPAEQVAGRAGVHVAAATRLAKKLGYTGYPQLRSAFQSELVVGTDAAERVRRRLDRSDDVLADLVEDEADALRALPRAVGGAEIDDVAGRILAARRTLVYARGNATVLGGMLVRRLRRFGLPVVELPGSDRDLAEELISLDPGDLVVALAFRRAPRTLPPLLATAEEIGTPVVLLTDVLGGAGGGSPTVLVAPRGSGREFQSLTAPMAVVNALVLGIARLAEDRTTAALRRLDDLLDRFDS
- a CDS encoding FAD-dependent oxidoreductase; translation: MPVPAVVIASAEHAEALRVPLRRYEHDYDVRVAGSSVGVLAVVDEITAAGAQVAMIVQDGELPDADALAAFTAWRARVPAARRVLAPPYEQFMAELRTSERGLRAALGAGVFDAYLLMPRGPRDEEFHIALTELLSDWGATTADPEVALIRIVDPGADPLTAAVRELTERMGMPTEVVSPDSDAGRAVRAACTATGGTVGYPLVQVFDQPPIVPSAPADVAALLYGAPGDITDTVDLAVVGAGPGGLAAAVYGASEGLTTVVLDTDAVGSQAGTSSMIRNYLGFPRGISGMRLAQRARTQASRFGARFRVGWEVRGLVRGADGLHTLHTTGGEVRARAVVLACGVAYRTLGVDSLERLVGRGVQYGAAISTARDTTGHEAVVVGGGNSAGQAAIHLARFAASVTVVVRRGGLADTMSDYLLREIESHPRIGIVTRSQVVDGGTDERGALSWVALRHLDTGETTRREVRGLYLLLGADPHGDWLPPEIDRDGRGFVRTGRDLPTEYWVDGRPPADLATSVPGVLAVGDVRAGSMKRVTSASGEGASVVPMVHAYLAATDAGAGRG